A stretch of Lysobacter sp. K5869 DNA encodes these proteins:
- a CDS encoding prolyl oligopeptidase family serine peptidase: MSPSCQSLLFAAGLAAAASAGVASAQENKVTDDPYAWLEDVEGKRALDWVKERNAKTEAELASTPQFKQLESSIRAILDSDAKIPVVEKIGGYYYNFWKDAQHQRGLWRRTTLDEYRKAKPAWETVIDLDALNREENEQWVWHGAECLKPEYQRCLIALSRGGSDADVTREFDLTAKAWVKDGFFRPEAKGSLSWVDRDHVYVATDFGQGTMTTSGYARTVRLWTRGTPMAQATPVYEGKDADMAVAAFRDHTPGFERDFVTRALAFYNDELYLRGKDGKLAKIDLPNSANKFVHREWLLAELRDPYEAGGKQYASGSLIAIGFDDFMAGKRDFITLFAPTATTSLAGTTWTRNHLVLNVLDDVKYKLSVLTPGQGEWKRSEFVGAPAFGTVAVSEVDSDDSDAVWLTASDYLTPTTLALAQIGKKPETLKTNPSFFDASKDAIEQHFATSKDGTRVPYFVVRPKDLKFDGKAPTLLYGYGGFEISLTPAYSGGIGKGWLEKGGVYAVANIRGGGEYGPRWHQAALKANRHKAYEDFAAVGRDLIERKITSTPHLGVQGGSNGGLLTGNMLTQYPELFGAVVVQVPLLDMKRYSHLLAGASWMAEYGNPDTADWSFIQTFSPYHLFDAKREYPPVIFMTSTKDDRVHPGHARKMAAKMLDAGKSNVRYYENIEGGHGGAANNAQAAHMNALAYTFLWEQLAK; encoded by the coding sequence ATGTCCCCGAGCTGTCAGTCCCTGTTGTTCGCGGCCGGCCTGGCCGCCGCCGCCAGCGCTGGCGTGGCGTCCGCCCAGGAGAACAAAGTGACCGATGATCCCTATGCCTGGCTGGAAGACGTCGAAGGCAAGCGCGCGCTGGATTGGGTGAAGGAGCGCAACGCCAAGACCGAGGCCGAACTGGCCTCCACGCCGCAGTTCAAGCAGCTCGAATCGAGCATCCGCGCGATCCTCGACTCCGACGCCAAGATTCCCGTCGTCGAGAAGATCGGCGGCTACTACTACAACTTCTGGAAGGACGCGCAGCACCAGCGCGGCCTGTGGCGCCGCACCACGCTGGACGAATACCGCAAGGCCAAGCCGGCGTGGGAGACGGTGATCGATCTGGACGCGCTCAACCGCGAAGAGAACGAGCAGTGGGTCTGGCACGGCGCCGAATGCCTCAAGCCCGAGTACCAGCGCTGCCTGATCGCGCTCTCGCGCGGCGGCTCCGACGCTGACGTGACCCGCGAGTTCGACCTCACTGCGAAGGCGTGGGTGAAGGACGGCTTCTTCCGTCCCGAGGCCAAGGGCAGCCTGAGCTGGGTCGACCGCGACCATGTGTACGTGGCCACCGATTTCGGCCAGGGCACGATGACCACCTCCGGCTACGCCCGCACCGTGCGCCTGTGGACGCGCGGCACGCCGATGGCGCAGGCGACGCCGGTGTACGAAGGCAAGGACGCCGACATGGCGGTGGCCGCGTTCCGCGACCACACCCCGGGCTTCGAACGCGATTTCGTCACCCGCGCGCTGGCGTTCTACAACGACGAGCTGTACCTGCGCGGCAAGGACGGCAAGCTCGCCAAGATCGATCTGCCGAACTCGGCGAACAAGTTCGTCCACCGCGAATGGCTGCTGGCCGAACTGCGCGATCCGTACGAAGCCGGCGGCAAGCAGTACGCGTCGGGCAGCCTGATCGCGATCGGCTTCGACGACTTCATGGCCGGCAAGCGCGACTTCATCACCTTGTTCGCGCCGACCGCGACCACCTCGCTGGCGGGCACCACCTGGACCCGCAACCACCTCGTGCTCAACGTGCTCGACGACGTCAAGTACAAGCTCAGCGTGCTGACGCCGGGTCAGGGCGAGTGGAAGCGCAGCGAATTCGTCGGCGCGCCGGCGTTCGGCACCGTGGCGGTGAGCGAAGTCGACAGCGACGACAGCGACGCGGTGTGGCTGACGGCGTCGGACTACCTCACCCCGACCACGCTGGCGCTCGCGCAGATCGGCAAGAAGCCGGAAACGCTGAAGACCAACCCGAGCTTCTTCGACGCGTCCAAGGACGCGATCGAACAGCACTTCGCCACCAGCAAGGACGGCACCCGCGTGCCGTACTTCGTGGTGCGGCCGAAGGATCTGAAGTTCGACGGCAAGGCGCCGACCTTGCTGTACGGCTACGGCGGCTTCGAGATCTCGCTGACCCCGGCCTACTCCGGCGGCATCGGCAAGGGCTGGCTGGAGAAGGGCGGCGTATACGCGGTCGCCAACATCCGCGGCGGCGGCGAGTACGGCCCGCGCTGGCATCAGGCCGCGCTCAAGGCCAACCGCCACAAGGCCTACGAGGACTTCGCCGCGGTCGGCCGCGACCTGATCGAGCGCAAGATCACCTCGACCCCGCACCTGGGCGTGCAGGGCGGCAGCAACGGCGGCCTGCTCACCGGCAACATGCTCACCCAATACCCGGAGCTGTTCGGCGCGGTCGTGGTGCAGGTGCCGCTGCTCGACATGAAGCGCTACAGCCACTTGCTGGCCGGCGCTTCGTGGATGGCCGAGTACGGCAATCCGGACACCGCCGACTGGTCGTTCATCCAGACCTTCTCGCCGTACCACCTGTTCGACGCCAAGCGCGAGTATCCGCCGGTGATCTTCATGACCTCGACCAAGGACGACCGCGTCCATCCGGGCCATGCGCGCAAGATGGCGGCGAAGATGCTCGACGCCGGCAAGAGCAACGTGCGCTACTACGAGAACATCGAAGGCGGCCACGGCGGCGCGGCCAACAACGCGCAGGCCGCGCACATGAACGCGCTGGCCTACACCTTCCTGTGGGAACAGTTGGCCAAGTGA
- a CDS encoding YafY family protein, whose product MERIERIHALHRILTAARYPVTVQRLQEDLECSRATVYRDLAYLRDYLMAPVVGNGEAGFRYDTSEGDRFELPGLWLSSEELHALLAAQQLLMRSGGGVLSNALAPLQQRIEKLLDEHAGGRRLPVERVRVIPHRTRRQDETAFRAVATAVLDRKRLTFEYRARSTDERTRRSVSPQRLTHYRENWYLDAWDHERDALRSFSVDRISAAKIGEEPARDVADDELDQHLASSYGIFSGAPKGWATILFSAKAARWVADEHWHSQQQGRFLPDGRYELKVPYSAGRELLMDVMHYGNDAEIVEPVVLREQAKTMLELALSNYGR is encoded by the coding sequence ATGGAACGTATCGAACGCATTCACGCGTTGCACCGGATTCTCACTGCGGCCAGGTACCCGGTCACAGTTCAGCGGCTCCAGGAGGACCTGGAATGCTCGCGCGCGACCGTTTATCGGGATCTGGCCTACCTGCGCGACTACCTGATGGCACCGGTGGTCGGCAACGGCGAAGCGGGCTTCCGCTACGACACCAGCGAAGGCGACCGCTTCGAGCTGCCCGGCCTGTGGCTGAGCTCGGAAGAGTTGCACGCGCTGCTGGCCGCGCAGCAATTGCTCATGCGCAGCGGCGGAGGCGTGTTGTCCAACGCGCTGGCGCCGTTGCAGCAGCGCATCGAGAAACTGCTCGACGAGCACGCCGGCGGCCGCCGCCTGCCGGTGGAGCGGGTACGGGTGATCCCGCACCGCACCCGCCGCCAGGACGAAACCGCGTTCCGCGCGGTCGCCACCGCCGTGCTCGACCGCAAGCGCCTGACCTTCGAGTACCGCGCCCGCTCCACCGACGAGCGCACCCGCCGCAGCGTGTCGCCGCAGCGGCTGACGCACTATCGCGAGAACTGGTACCTCGACGCCTGGGACCACGAACGCGATGCGCTGCGCAGCTTCTCGGTCGACCGCATCAGCGCGGCCAAGATCGGCGAAGAGCCGGCGCGCGACGTCGCCGACGACGAGCTCGATCAGCATCTGGCTTCGAGCTACGGCATCTTCTCCGGCGCGCCCAAGGGCTGGGCGACGATCCTGTTCAGCGCCAAGGCGGCGCGCTGGGTCGCCGACGAGCACTGGCATTCGCAGCAGCAGGGCCGGTTCCTGCCCGACGGCCGCTACGAGCTCAAGGTGCCCTACAGCGCCGGGCGCGAGCTGCTGATGGACGTGATGCATTACGGCAACGACGCCGAGATCGTCGAACCGGTGGTGCTGCGCGAGCAGGCCAAGACCATGCTGGAACTCGCGTTGAGCAACTACGGCCGCTGA
- a CDS encoding 4Fe-4S dicluster domain-containing protein, with amino-acid sequence MTALPPPSKKKLGLVIDLDTCVGCHACAVSCKEWNAGGFAAPLTDERPYGEDPSGVWFNRVHSYELAPEPASGGCGGAPATAAQPAMTLHFPRSCLHCEQPACVTVCPTGASFKRAEDGIVLVDEDKCIGCKLCSWACPYGAREYSAVEGVMKKCTLCIDRIYNENLSEAERQPACVQACPTRARHFGDLGDPESAVSKLVAERGGVDLMAQLGYQPTNKYLPPRPRRAEETRAPAPPQETLDPQALPTVLRWLDKVLSR; translated from the coding sequence ATGACCGCGCTGCCGCCGCCGTCGAAGAAAAAGCTCGGGCTGGTGATCGATCTGGACACCTGCGTGGGCTGCCACGCCTGCGCGGTGAGCTGCAAGGAGTGGAACGCCGGCGGTTTCGCCGCGCCGCTGACCGACGAGCGTCCATACGGCGAGGATCCCAGCGGCGTGTGGTTCAACCGCGTGCACAGCTACGAGCTGGCGCCGGAACCGGCGAGCGGCGGCTGCGGCGGCGCGCCGGCGACCGCGGCGCAACCGGCGATGACCTTGCATTTCCCGCGTTCGTGCCTGCATTGCGAACAACCGGCCTGCGTCACCGTGTGCCCGACCGGCGCCAGCTTCAAGCGCGCCGAGGACGGCATCGTGCTGGTCGACGAGGACAAGTGCATCGGCTGCAAGCTGTGCTCGTGGGCCTGCCCGTACGGCGCGCGCGAGTACAGCGCGGTCGAGGGCGTGATGAAGAAATGCACGCTGTGCATCGACCGCATCTACAACGAGAATTTGTCCGAAGCCGAACGTCAGCCGGCGTGCGTGCAGGCCTGCCCGACGCGCGCGCGGCATTTCGGCGATCTCGGCGACCCGGAGTCGGCGGTGTCGAAGCTGGTGGCCGAGCGCGGCGGCGTCGATCTGATGGCGCAGTTGGGTTACCAGCCGACCAACAAATACCTGCCGCCGCGGCCGCGCCGCGCCGAGGAAACGCGCGCGCCGGCGCCGCCGCAGGAAACGCTCGATCCGCAAGCGCTGCCGACGGTGCTGCGCTGGCTCGACAAGGTGCTGTCGCGATGA
- a CDS encoding DmsC/YnfH family molybdoenzyme membrane anchor subunit, producing the protein MHPAFSVIFFTTLSGAGYGLMAWLGALVLLQHGGPGGAPELPLRALGIGLVAALLLVTVGLLSSTAHLGKPLRSWRAFSQWRTSWLSREGVMAVIAYVPALALLAWLLALSPERALPAAWPLAAGAALTLCALLTVACTAMIYASLPPIPAWRHRLVVPVYLAFAALSGAALLGALPGAFGAGRVAAAAVALLAPLTGVLKWRYWVAIDREPLPVSRGDALGLPGRRPSVFERSHTEDNYLTREMGYVLARKHAAKLRRIGAALFAVAPCVLASLALALPAAGGALMGAAAVSVLLGALVERWLFFAQARHVVTLYY; encoded by the coding sequence ATGCATCCCGCTTTCTCGGTCATTTTCTTCACCACGCTGTCCGGCGCCGGCTACGGCCTGATGGCGTGGCTCGGCGCGCTGGTGTTGCTGCAGCACGGCGGCCCCGGCGGCGCGCCCGAACTGCCGCTGCGCGCGCTGGGAATCGGATTGGTAGCGGCGCTGCTGCTGGTCACCGTCGGCCTGCTGAGTTCGACCGCGCATCTGGGCAAGCCGCTGCGCTCGTGGCGCGCGTTCTCGCAATGGCGCACCTCGTGGTTGTCGCGCGAGGGCGTGATGGCGGTGATCGCTTACGTGCCGGCGCTGGCGCTGCTGGCGTGGTTGCTCGCGCTGAGTCCCGAACGCGCGCTGCCGGCGGCGTGGCCGCTCGCCGCGGGCGCGGCGCTGACGCTGTGCGCGCTGCTGACGGTGGCGTGCACGGCGATGATCTACGCCTCGCTGCCGCCGATTCCGGCGTGGCGGCATCGGTTGGTGGTGCCGGTGTATCTGGCGTTCGCCGCGCTCAGCGGCGCGGCCCTGCTCGGCGCGCTGCCGGGCGCGTTCGGCGCCGGCCGCGTCGCGGCCGCGGCGGTGGCGTTGCTGGCGCCGCTGACCGGCGTGTTGAAGTGGCGCTATTGGGTCGCGATCGACCGCGAGCCGTTGCCGGTGAGCCGCGGCGACGCGCTCGGTTTGCCGGGACGCCGGCCGTCGGTGTTCGAGCGTTCGCATACCGAGGACAACTACCTGACCCGCGAGATGGGGTACGTGCTGGCGCGCAAGCATGCGGCGAAGTTGCGGCGGATCGGCGCGGCCTTGTTCGCGGTGGCGCCGTGCGTGTTGGCGTCGCTCGCGCTGGCGTTGCCGGCGGCGGGCGGCGCGTTGATGGGCGCGGCGGCGGTGTCGGTGCTGCTCGGCGCGCTGGTCGAGCGGTGGCTGTTTTTCGCGCAGGCGCGGCATGTGGTGACGCTTTATTACTGA
- a CDS encoding patatin-like phospholipase family protein gives MPGADVLRSEPTGHAEKGEPVALVLGAGGARGLAQIGVIEALLERGLRIVAVAGSSSGALVGGLFAAGKMGVYRDWLYSMSRTDMLRLLDPVFGQPALFRGDRLMHALRELIGEPRIEELPVQFTAVAVDLLRQREVWLREGDLWDAIRASIAIPGVFTPYELHGRELVDGGLLAPLPITATRLSDAHRLIAVDMHGWPDQPTGALGHHAGGDGRHAPVPVSQIASIKPPPLTRWFRRNQPVAIDPPDDAPPHELSFSELMARSLDTMQAQIARVQLALDPPELVIRIPRDACQFYEFWRAKELIALGREQAEIALDKAGY, from the coding sequence ATGCCCGGCGCCGACGTATTGCGCAGCGAACCGACCGGCCACGCCGAAAAGGGCGAGCCGGTCGCGCTGGTGCTCGGCGCCGGCGGCGCGCGCGGGCTGGCCCAGATCGGGGTGATCGAAGCGCTGCTCGAACGCGGGCTGCGCATCGTCGCGGTCGCCGGTTCCTCCAGCGGCGCGCTGGTCGGCGGCTTGTTCGCCGCCGGCAAGATGGGGGTCTACCGCGACTGGCTCTACAGCATGAGCCGCACCGACATGCTGCGCCTGCTCGATCCGGTGTTCGGCCAGCCGGCGCTGTTCCGCGGCGACCGGCTCATGCACGCGCTGCGCGAGCTGATCGGCGAGCCGCGCATCGAAGAACTGCCGGTGCAGTTCACCGCGGTCGCGGTCGATCTGCTGCGCCAGCGCGAGGTGTGGCTGCGCGAAGGCGATCTGTGGGACGCGATCCGCGCCTCCATCGCCATCCCCGGCGTGTTCACCCCGTACGAATTGCACGGCCGCGAGTTGGTCGACGGCGGCTTGCTGGCGCCGTTGCCGATCACCGCCACGCGCTTGTCCGACGCGCACCGTTTGATCGCGGTGGACATGCACGGCTGGCCCGATCAGCCGACCGGCGCGCTCGGCCACCACGCCGGCGGCGACGGCCGCCACGCGCCGGTGCCGGTTTCGCAGATCGCCTCGATCAAGCCGCCGCCGCTGACGCGGTGGTTCCGCCGCAACCAGCCGGTCGCGATCGATCCGCCCGACGACGCGCCGCCGCACGAACTGAGTTTCAGCGAGCTGATGGCGCGCTCGCTCGACACCATGCAGGCGCAGATCGCGCGCGTGCAGTTGGCGCTGGATCCGCCCGAACTGGTCATCCGCATTCCGCGCGACGCCTGCCAGTTCTACGAGTTCTGGCGCGCCAAGGAATTGATCGCGCTGGGCCGCGAGCAGGCCGAGATCGCCTTGGACAAGGCCGGTTACTGA
- a CDS encoding DUF481 domain-containing protein — translation MHKLFAAAALCAAFSPLAHAQDAARKDGWSGNGELGLAISKGNTDSQTLIGKLNIAKEDAQWKHSAGASFLYGKQDDKESARRYELFGSSGYRLGARSYVFGSARNERDHFTANEYQWTVAAGYGFEAIKTKDTHLTFEIGPGYRWAKLQDLREHNNEAIARGFMDFGHKLTDTTSVYNTLLIEAGSDNTYARNDLGLLVKMTDALALKAGLEVRHNTDVLPGTKKTDTLTTMNVVYGF, via the coding sequence ATGCATAAGTTGTTCGCCGCCGCCGCGCTGTGCGCCGCGTTTTCGCCCCTCGCCCACGCCCAGGACGCCGCCCGCAAGGACGGCTGGAGCGGCAACGGCGAGCTGGGTCTGGCCATTTCCAAGGGCAATACCGACAGCCAGACCCTGATCGGCAAGCTCAACATCGCCAAGGAAGACGCGCAGTGGAAGCACTCGGCCGGCGCCTCGTTCCTGTACGGCAAGCAGGACGACAAGGAAAGCGCGCGCCGCTACGAGCTCTTCGGCAGCAGCGGCTATCGCCTGGGCGCACGCAGCTACGTGTTCGGTTCGGCGCGCAACGAGCGCGACCACTTCACCGCCAACGAATACCAGTGGACCGTCGCGGCCGGCTACGGCTTCGAGGCGATCAAGACCAAGGACACCCACCTGACCTTCGAGATCGGCCCGGGTTACCGCTGGGCCAAGCTGCAGGATCTGCGCGAGCACAACAACGAAGCCATCGCCCGCGGTTTCATGGATTTCGGCCACAAACTCACCGACACCACTTCGGTCTACAACACCTTGCTGATCGAAGCCGGCAGCGACAACACCTACGCGCGCAACGACCTGGGCCTGCTGGTGAAGATGACCGACGCGCTGGCGCTCAAGGCCGGGCTGGAAGTGCGCCACAACACCGATGTGCTGCCGGGGACCAAGAAGACCGATACGTTGACGACGATGAATGTGGTGTACGGGTTCTGA
- a CDS encoding molybdopterin oxidoreductase family protein, translated as MPGSRSRPAASGPFPSDAAGRVPSEPAIDLSPSPGDEVKTTTCYMCACRCGIKVWLADGRIRYIQGNPEHPVNQGVLCAKGSAGIMQHYSPARLSKPLLRVGERGRGEFREIEWDEALSLAAGWLGAIRERNPDELAFFTGRDQSQALTGWWAQQFGTVNYAAHGGFCSVNMAAGGLYSLGGSFWEFGEPDWEHSRYLMLWGVAEDHDSNPIKLGLGKLKARGAKIVAVNPVRSGYGAIADEWIGIRPGTDGLFAFALIHELLKADRIDLDYLVRYTNAHWLVLRDPGGAQDGLFARDGEGRALCWAREETGGRALAADAVGLSPAVVGEYVLADGRRAVPVFHLVAERYLDPQYAPDAVAERCGIPADTIRRIARELAQAAFDDPVRLPIAWTDAHGREHAEMIGRPVSLHAMRGISAHSNGFHTCRALHLLQLLLGAVDTPGSFRYQPPYPKPIPPPNRPGRKRQDNGALDAAPLGFVHGPEDLVVDADGEPRRIDHAFSWAYPLSAHGMMHSVIRNAWAGDPYKIDTLMMFMANMSWNSAMNTRQTIGWLTDKDDNGDYRIPRIIYADAYASEMTAYADLVLPDTTYLERFDAISLLDRPISDADSACDAIRHPVLDAAEQAPGRDVRGFQSVLLDLGARIGLPGMTHDDGSARYRDYADYIVRHERAPGVGLLAGWRGEHGELHAKGPPNPEQLQRYIDNGGFWRGHVPEAARYYKMSNRAYLDWAQKLGFLGHADPIVLQLYSETLQKFRLAALGHGAQQPPARHRERVATYFDPLPIWYEPFEGAQVEDGAARFPLSAVTQRPMFMYHAWGSQNAWLRQIAARNYLYLHPDTGARHGIADEDWIDVESHHGRIRVQAKFAGNVQPDTVWTWNAIGKRRGAWKLDKNAPEGRKGFLLNHLISDVTPRGDYANADPVTGQAAWFDLRVAIRKAGDAADAQSRPQFDPLPGPAADDRPLRYGVEFRQRR; from the coding sequence ATGCCAGGCTCCCGTTCTCGCCCAGCCGCTTCCGGCCCGTTCCCGTCCGACGCCGCCGGCCGCGTACCGTCCGAACCGGCGATCGATCTGTCGCCCTCGCCCGGCGACGAGGTCAAGACCACGACCTGCTACATGTGCGCCTGCCGCTGCGGCATCAAAGTGTGGCTGGCCGACGGACGCATCCGTTACATCCAGGGCAACCCAGAGCATCCGGTCAATCAAGGCGTGCTGTGCGCCAAGGGCTCGGCCGGGATCATGCAGCACTACTCGCCGGCGCGGCTGAGCAAGCCGCTGCTGCGGGTCGGCGAACGCGGCCGCGGCGAGTTCCGCGAAATCGAATGGGACGAAGCGCTGTCGCTCGCCGCCGGTTGGCTCGGCGCGATCCGCGAACGCAATCCCGACGAGCTGGCGTTCTTCACCGGCCGCGACCAATCGCAGGCGTTGACCGGTTGGTGGGCGCAGCAGTTCGGCACGGTCAACTACGCCGCGCACGGCGGTTTCTGCTCGGTCAACATGGCCGCCGGCGGGCTGTACTCGCTGGGCGGTTCGTTCTGGGAATTCGGCGAGCCCGATTGGGAGCACTCGCGCTATCTGATGCTGTGGGGCGTGGCCGAAGACCACGACTCCAATCCGATCAAGCTCGGCCTGGGCAAGCTCAAGGCGCGCGGGGCGAAGATCGTCGCGGTCAATCCGGTGCGCAGCGGCTACGGCGCGATCGCCGACGAGTGGATCGGGATCCGGCCGGGCACCGACGGCTTGTTCGCGTTCGCCTTGATCCATGAATTGCTGAAGGCGGATCGGATCGATCTGGATTACTTGGTGCGCTACACCAACGCGCATTGGCTGGTGCTGCGCGATCCGGGCGGCGCGCAGGACGGTTTGTTCGCGCGCGACGGCGAGGGCCGCGCGCTGTGTTGGGCGCGCGAGGAAACCGGAGGCCGCGCGCTTGCCGCCGACGCGGTCGGCCTTTCTCCCGCCGTCGTCGGCGAATACGTCCTCGCCGACGGCCGCCGCGCCGTGCCGGTGTTCCATCTCGTCGCCGAGCGCTACCTCGATCCGCAGTACGCGCCCGACGCGGTCGCCGAACGCTGCGGCATTCCCGCCGACACCATCCGCCGCATCGCCCGCGAACTCGCGCAAGCCGCGTTCGACGACCCGGTGCGCCTGCCCATCGCCTGGACCGACGCGCACGGCCGCGAGCACGCCGAGATGATCGGCCGCCCGGTCAGCCTGCACGCGATGCGCGGCATCAGCGCGCACAGCAACGGCTTCCACACCTGCCGCGCGCTGCACTTGCTGCAGTTGCTGCTCGGCGCGGTGGATACGCCCGGTTCGTTCCGCTATCAACCGCCCTACCCCAAGCCGATCCCGCCGCCGAACCGTCCGGGGCGCAAGCGCCAGGACAACGGCGCGCTCGACGCCGCGCCGCTGGGCTTCGTGCACGGCCCCGAGGATCTCGTCGTCGACGCCGACGGCGAACCGCGCCGCATCGATCACGCGTTCTCCTGGGCCTATCCGCTGTCCGCGCACGGCATGATGCACAGCGTGATCCGCAACGCCTGGGCCGGCGATCCGTACAAGATCGACACGCTGATGATGTTCATGGCCAACATGAGCTGGAACTCGGCGATGAACACCCGCCAGACCATCGGCTGGCTCACCGACAAGGACGACAACGGCGACTACCGCATCCCGCGCATCATCTACGCCGACGCCTACGCCTCGGAGATGACCGCCTACGCCGATCTGGTGCTGCCCGACACGACCTACCTGGAACGCTTCGACGCGATCAGCCTGCTCGACCGGCCGATCTCCGACGCGGACTCGGCCTGCGACGCGATCCGCCATCCGGTGCTCGACGCGGCCGAGCAAGCGCCGGGGCGCGATGTGCGCGGCTTCCAGTCGGTGCTGCTCGACCTCGGCGCGCGCATCGGTTTGCCCGGCATGACCCACGACGACGGCAGCGCGCGTTACCGCGACTACGCCGACTACATCGTCCGCCACGAGCGCGCGCCCGGCGTCGGCCTGCTCGCCGGCTGGCGCGGCGAGCACGGCGAACTGCACGCCAAGGGGCCGCCGAATCCCGAGCAGTTGCAGCGCTACATCGACAACGGCGGCTTCTGGCGCGGCCACGTGCCGGAGGCGGCGCGCTACTACAAGATGAGCAACCGCGCGTATCTGGACTGGGCGCAGAAGCTCGGCTTCCTCGGCCACGCCGATCCCATCGTCTTGCAGCTGTATTCGGAAACCTTGCAGAAGTTCCGCCTCGCCGCGCTCGGCCACGGCGCGCAGCAGCCGCCGGCGCGGCATCGCGAGCGCGTGGCGACGTATTTCGATCCGCTGCCGATCTGGTACGAACCCTTCGAGGGCGCGCAAGTCGAGGACGGCGCCGCGCGCTTCCCGCTCAGCGCGGTGACCCAGCGGCCGATGTTCATGTACCACGCCTGGGGTTCGCAGAACGCGTGGCTGCGCCAGATCGCCGCGCGCAATTATCTGTACCTGCATCCCGACACCGGCGCGCGCCACGGCATCGCCGACGAGGATTGGATCGACGTGGAATCGCACCACGGCCGCATCCGCGTGCAGGCCAAGTTCGCCGGCAACGTTCAGCCCGACACGGTCTGGACCTGGAACGCGATCGGCAAGCGCCGCGGCGCGTGGAAGCTGGACAAGAACGCGCCGGAAGGCCGCAAGGGCTTCCTGCTCAACCACCTCATCAGCGACGTGACGCCGCGCGGCGACTACGCCAACGCCGATCCGGTCACCGGCCAGGCGGCGTGGTTCGATCTGCGCGTGGCGATCCGCAAGGCCGGCGACGCCGCCGACGCGCAATCGCGGCCGCAATTCGATCCCTTGCCGGGACCGGCCGCCGACGACCGGCCGCTGCGTTACGGCGTAGAGTTCCGGCAACGGCGATGA